A genomic region of Gossypium hirsutum isolate 1008001.06 chromosome D01, Gossypium_hirsutum_v2.1, whole genome shotgun sequence contains the following coding sequences:
- the LOC107922537 gene encoding uncharacterized protein has product MMSRRVFSFLLFFLFSQILSFAFNPLQSNNPQIVQDVIEKIALKQKWELEGLNFSKLELSKVRFGTGKRCEFRIRFGKTHLLFKFPDEVSSLKKFTKRSSNDFLDFVNEINSSAVLEPFTMEGPFELRLSPGHQASLLFPLNTSHTDLKRVLVGHGITLQVNGAQEISLFHTFNLGLPANENGVKEKSSGYWPFSHSFCRSLLPVHVLRSVSLAAYRTRNPDAHIEAHFPSKDTIELLPEKCYGIDGYTKQPFPIDSISLRIARLQKILRTFLGDRNNQKQFLGSLNVKTKASPIVHFQLELEKEIGNNESVRGMLAEWRTKPTVERLWFDVMTRVEGDKLKPLLIKKVRPFVSGDTVSWSNLLSNISFTKFPSILVPPEALTLDVKW; this is encoded by the exons ATGATGAGCCGCCGTGTTTTCTCGTTTCTCCTCTTCTTCCTTTTCTCTCAGATCTTATCCTTCGCTTTCAATCCTCTCCAATCAAACAATCCCCAAATCGTACag GATGTAATTGAGAAGATTGCTTTGAAGCAGAAATGGGAGCTGGAAGGGCTTAATTTTTCAAAACTGGAATTGAGTAAGGTTAGGTTCGGGACTGGCAAAAGATGCGAGTTCCGGATCCGATTTGGAAAAACTCATCTGCTCTTCAAATTCCCCGACGAAGTTTCTTCCTTGAAAAAGTTTACCAAACGAAGTAGCAACGATTTTCTTGATTTTGTCAATGAAATTAATTCCTCGGCCGTACTCGAGCCTTTTACAATGGAAGGTCCCTTCGAGTTACGCCTCTCTCCCGGTCACCAAGCTTCCCTCCTCTTTCCG CTGAACACTTCACATACTGATCTGAAACGAGTCCTTGTTGGTCATGGCATCACTTTACAAGTAAATGGAGCTCAAGAGATCTCTCTTTTCCATACGTTTAATCTCGGTTTACCGGCAAATGAAAATGGTGTCAAGGAGAAGAGTAGTGGATATTGGCCCTTCTCGCATTCATTCTGTAGGTCCTTACTTCCTGTGCATGTTTTACGGTCGGTGTCTCTTGCTGCCTACCGAACTCGGAACCCTGATGCCCACATTGAAGCTCACTTCCCATCCAAGGATACTATTGAGCTGCTGCCTGAAAAGTGTTATGGGATTGATGGTTACACGAAACAACCTTTCCCCATAGATTCTATAAGTTTGAGGATAGCCAGGTTACAAAAAATCCTTAGGACATTTCTAGGTGATAGAAACAATCAAAAGCAGTTTTTAGGTTCTCTTAATGTGAAAACTAAAGCATCACCTATCGTTCATTTCCAGTTAgagttggaaaaagaaattgGGAACAATGAGAGTGTTCGTGGTATGTTAGCTGAATGGAGGACAAAGCCAACTGTTGAGAGACTATGGTTTGATGTAATGACAAGAGTTGAAGGAGACAAATTGAAGCCCCTTCTGATAAAGAAGGTCCGACCTTTTGTTAGTGGAGATACAGTCTCATGGAGTAATTTATTGTCAAACATTTCTTTTACAAAGTTCCCATCCATTCTTGTCCCTCCTGAGGCTCTGACATTGGATGTCAAATGGTAG